The Candidatus Cloacimonadaceae bacterium DNA segment TATCACCAACACGACTGGGAACACGAGCTTTTCGTCTTAGACGGCACAGGCGCTTTGGTGACCGAGCGCGGGGATACTCCCTTTGCCGCAAACGACGTGATGTATGTGGATCCCAATATGCTGCACTCATTCAAGAATACCGGCAATGGCGTCTTGAAGTTTCTCTGCATCATCCCGCATGAGCAGCCCATCGTCAAGAAAACCCTCAACCCCTTTGCTGGCGGCGAAGCTAATAACTGTTAGATTATCAATATGTTAAGTGAAAAGAATCTCAAGTTCTTGACCGATCTTGTCAATGCTCCCAGCCCCTCCGGATTTGAAGCTCCGGCTCAGAAAGTGGTGCGTCAATATCTTTCGCCGATTGCCGATCAAATCAGTTCAGACATCAATGGAAACCTCATCGCTGTCAAACATGGCAGCGGAAAACTCAAGGTGATGGTGATCGGACACGCGGACGAGATCGGCATGATCGTCAACCACATCGACGAAAATGGTTACATTTATGTGAAAACTCTCGGCGGTTTCGACGTCAACATCCTGCCCGGCTTGAGGTTGGATATCTATCATGAGGACAAGGTTCTCCGCGGTATTATCGGTAGAAAACCGGTACACATGATGCGCGGCACGGACGACAATCCCAAGCTCAAGCTGGAAGACCTGTGGATCGACATCGGCGCAAAAGACAGAGAGGATGCTCTCAAGAAAGTTTCCTTCGGAGACATTATCACCTATCACGCCGATTTTGAGATGCTTTCCGAGGATTTGGTCGTCACCAAAGCCACGGACAACAAAGCTGGAGTCTATGTCGCCGCCGCGGTGATGGCAGAACTTTCAGGGAAGAAACTCAAGGCAAATTACTATGCCGTCTCCTCCGTCGGCGAGGAAACCACGATGAAAGGAGCAAGCACGAGCGCGTATCAGATCGAACCGGACATCGCCATCGCGGTGGACGTGACCTTCACATCGGACA contains these protein-coding regions:
- a CDS encoding cupin domain-containing protein, yielding MKVIHYDQVELEPVYADGAQGAKIRWLVAQKDGAPNFALRMFEVEPGGYTPYHQHDWEHELFVLDGTGALVTERGDTPFAANDVMYVDPNMLHSFKNTGNGVLKFLCIIPHEQPIVKKTLNPFAGGEANNC
- a CDS encoding M42 family metallopeptidase codes for the protein MLSEKNLKFLTDLVNAPSPSGFEAPAQKVVRQYLSPIADQISSDINGNLIAVKHGSGKLKVMVIGHADEIGMIVNHIDENGYIYVKTLGGFDVNILPGLRLDIYHEDKVLRGIIGRKPVHMMRGTDDNPKLKLEDLWIDIGAKDREDALKKVSFGDIITYHADFEMLSEDLVVTKATDNKAGVYVAAAVMAELSGKKLKANYYAVSSVGEETTMKGASTSAYQIEPDIAIAVDVTFTSDIPGADKRIFGELALGKGPTISIGAALHPVIKDRLIAAAEKAKIPYQLEIAPGRTGTDADAIHGLGNGTATAVIGIPNRYMHSPNEVISLSDLDNAVKMVAGFILALDDKIVLER